In Halodesulfovibrio sp. MK-HDV, the genomic window ATCTGCGGCCCTTCAGGTTCCGGTAAGTCTACCCTTATCCGTACACTGAACCGTCTTGAAGAGCATCAGGAAGGCGACATCATTGTTGATGGCACTACCCTGACAAACGACACCAAACATATTGAAGTAATTCGCCGCGAAGTAGGCATGGTGTTCCAGCAGTTCAACCTGTTTCCGCACTTGTCTATTCTGGACAACGTAACAATCGGCCCGATCTGGGTGCGCAAAATGCCTCGTAAACAGGCAGAGGAAATTGCGTACACATTTCTCGAACGCGTTGGCATCGGCGAACAGGCAAACAAATTCCCCGGTCAGCTCTCCGGCGGTCAGCAGCAGCGCGTAGCTATCGCCCGCGCTCTTGCCATGCAGCCAAAAATTATGCTTTTTGACGAGCCTACATCCGCACTTGATCCTGAAATGATTAAAGAAGTTCTCGACGTAATGCGCGAGCTTGCGGATCAGGGTATGACCATGATCTGTGTTACACACGAAATGGGTTTTGCCCGTGAAGTTGCCGACACCATGGTGTTCATGGATCAGGGTCAGATTGTAGAATATGCTCCTGCGAAGGAATTTTTCTCCAACCCGCGTGAAGAACGCTGTAAAGCATTCCTTGAACAGATTCTGAATCACTAAGCCGACAACACTCACATTTCCAATTTTAGAGAGAAGCCTAATAGCTTCTCTCTTTTTTTGTTCACACGAAATAACCAACGTCACAATAGCTTAACATGATTCGCTAAAAAGATTTCAAGCCGTCATCACGAAGTAACAGGCACACTGCAAAAAGGTCGCAATACTTTTAGAGGTTGCGCCGTATGCGCCAAACAAAATGCCCCGAGCATGAATCCAATAGTTTCCAACAAGTTTACAACAGGTGACAGAAATATTTCTCGCAGCCTGCCAACAAGCTTAAGGAGTACGTGATGCGTTTCTTAGGACTACGTTCTGTTTCAGCAATGTTATGTGCACTTATCGTGCTTACCGGTTCTGTCTGTATTACCCATGCCGAAGAATACTACTCCGGCACTCCAGCTAAGTATGTGTTTCTCTTCATCGGTGACGGCATGGGCATTGCTCAAAAAATGTCTACCGAAGCAGTCACTGGTGAACAACTTGTCTTTGACGACTTCCCTGTTCAAGGCATCACGACCACACAGGCCAACAACAGATTTATTGTTGGATCAGCTGCCGCCGCAACTGCCATGAGCTCTGGTCAAATTACAAATATCGGCATGATCGGTATGTCTCCAAACGGAAAAAGCGTAAAAACAATTGCAGAAATGGCGCGTGATAACGGCCAAAAAGTCGGCATTGTTTCAAGCGTATCCATTGACCACGCAACTCCTGCCGCATTCTATGCTCACGTTCCAAAGCGCTCACAGTATCACTATATTGATCATGCTCTCGCAGCTTCCAATTTTGACTACTTTGCAGGTGGCGGTCTTAAAGATCCCAAAGGCACACGCAAAGGCATTGAAGCTCGCGGCAACGCAGTAACAGCCATTAAAAAAGCCGGATACAAAATAATATCCAACCGCAGCGGATTTGAAAAACTTTCAAAGAGTAGCGGCAAAGTGCTTGCGTACAACGAGTGGTTGCAGGATTCCGGCGCAACACCATACGAAATTGATCGCCGCACACAGGATATCTCTCTGGCCGAATTTACTGCAAAAGGCATTGCCCTGCTCGACAACCCAGAAGGTTTCTTCCTGATGGTTGAAGGCGGTAAAATTGACTGGGCTTGCCATGCAAACGATGCAAAAGCCGCAGTCATGGACACCGTAGCTTTCAACAACGCCGTAAAAGAAGCCGTGGCGTTCTATAAAAAACATCCTAACGATACGTTGATAGTCGTCACTGGTGACCACGAAACTGGTGGCATGACTCTCGGCTTTGCCGGAACCAAATACGAAAGCCATTTTAATGTGCTTGATGCACAGACTGTCTCTTTTGAAAAATTCACTCAGGAAGTCATGGAGCCTTTCAAAAAAGCAGCTCACGGCAAAAATACGTTCGAAGACATCAAACCGCAGATTACAAAATACTTTGGTCTCAAGTTTGAAGGTAACCCTAAAAAAGATACCATGGTGCTTAAGCCGTATGAAGTTGCCAAACTTCAAGAAGCATTCATTCAGTCTATGGCTGGACAACTCATCAAAAACAATTCTCCACAGGCAGCCATTCTGTACGGTAGTTACGACCCGCTTGTTGTGGCTGTAACCCACACTGTAAACAACAAAGCCGGTCTTGCGTGGACGTCCTTCAAACACACAGGCACTCCTATTGTAACCAGTGCAATTGGTGTCGGTGCAGAAAGCTTTAGAAACAATTACCATCAGTCCGAAATTGCTAAAAAAATTATGGCGGTAATGGGCATTGCCCCTGCTGTAAGCGTAGCATCTAAGTAGCATTAGTCTATGGCCCCAGAAATGGCGGTACGTTTCCCCTCGTACCGCCATTTCATTTCTGCTCTTATCCAGCTGCAAAATAAGGTGAAGACTGTGCGTACAAAATCGACAACACGAGACAACATTCTCATTGGTGTTTTTTTACTTCTCTCTATTGTTCTCTGGAATGTTCCAACACCGTTTGATGACAGAATAGACGACACTGCCGAACAATTTAAAGGCGAAATTCTTTCAGTTGATAACAGCCAGCTCCAACGACATTCGCTGGTAACTGTTGGTGTACAGATTCTTGATGTCACAATGCTGGAAGGCGCACGCAAAGGGGAAACTTTTACGGTCAGTAACCAACTCATGGGTCGACTCGACATCGACAAGGCTTTCTCCGTAGGTGATACGGCCTTACTCGTTGTCACCCATACACCGGAAGGGGCAATAGATACAATTGTCCCTCAGGATCACTACCGCATAGATCTTGAGCTAGGTTTGCTTTTCTTGTTTGCCCTGCTGTTAATTCTCTTCGGCGGCAAAACGGGGGCAAAAGCATTACTCAGTTTCATTTTTACGGGACTTGTATTGTGGAAAATTTTTATTCCGTCTCTGCTTCTCGGTGTTGATCCCATATGGCTTGCACTCGCAATTGTAGCAAGTCTCACGGGTACAATCATTTTTCTTGTGGCAGGACTAAGCCGTATGGGAACAGTGGCTTTTCTGGGAGCAATGCTCGGGGTAGCAAGTAGTTGTGGTCTGGCAGTATGGGCAACAAGTGCCTTCAAACTTCACGGTGCCATAATGCCCTTCGCAGAAACGTTGCTCTACGCAGGGTATGCTCACTTGAATATTACGCAGATTTACGTGGCAGCCATTTTTGTAGCAGCATCCGGTGCCGTTATGGATTTAGCAATGGATGTGGCGGCAAGCTTGCAGGAAGTCGTGGACACTCACCCGTCAATCAGCAGAAAAGAGGCATTGTTCTCCGGTCTCAGAGTCGGACGCGCTGTGGTGGGTACCATGACGACTACTCTGCTACTTGCATATTCAGGCGGCTATGTAACCTTGCTTATGGCTTTCATGGCTCAAGGTATTCCCGTCATCAATATGTTCAACATGCTCTATGTCGCCGCTGAGGTAGTCAAAACGCTAGTGGGCAGTTTCGGCCTTGTGCTTGTTGCGCCGTTTACCGCGTGCATCGGAGCAATTCTCTTCACACAGAAAAAAGAAAGTGCTCAGCCGCAAAAGCAACTGAGCACTGTATTACAAAACTCATAGGGTAACGCACTGCGTCACATCAGTACTACAAATTCACCAAATTTTCTATTCAAACAGAGCTCAGCCCTGCCGATCATTTTTTGGCTACTCTTAGTTATTACCATTTACCGCCTGTCAGCTTCTTCCAGTCCCCAAGGAAACTGGCAAGCCCTTTATCAGTAAGTGGATGATGTACAAACTGCTGCAGAACACTAAAAGGAACAGTCGCCACATCTGCACCGACCAAAGCAGCCTCAAGCACATGCATAGGATGACGGACACTCGCTACAAGAATCTTTGTAGTGTATCCGTAGTTATCAAAAATAGTGCGGATTTCTTCAACCAAATTCATACCGTTATCGCCAATGGCATCAAGACGACCAATAAACGGACTTACATAAGTTCCGCCTGCTTTTGCAGCAAGCAACGCCTGTAACGGTGAAAAGATCAATGTAACGTTTGTATGAATACCTTCACTGGAAAGAGCCTTGATAGCTTTCAGCCCTTCTGACGTCATAGGGATTTTAACAACAACGTTGTCGCCCATTTTTTTCAGATCATGCGCCTGTGCAATCATGCCCGGTGCATCTTCTGCTACAACTTCGAGACTTACAGGCCCTTTTACTACTTCTAAAATTTCTCTTGCGCGTACGCGCCAATCTCCGCCTTCGCGCGAAAGTAATGTAGGGTTGGTGGTAACACCGTCAATTAAACCCTGTTCTGTTGCTGTCTTAATGTCTTCTATACTAGCGGTATCAATAAAAAATTCCATAATATCCCTCTGGGTGTTGTTTGGAAGTACGCAGTAAACCGTGTCTGTACGCGGCCTTCAGCCCACGTAAACAAAGCATACTTTTCGTACTTTTTTATTTTTTCGCTTGACTTTCCCGGCTGTTTTATTCAAAAAACATCTCGCACTTAGCGATCACGTTTTTCACGACTTGGTTTCTACTTGCATTTGATGGCGAGATAGCTCAGTTGGTTAGAGCATGCGGCTCATATCCGCAGTGTCGGGAGTTCAATTCTCTCTCTCGCTACCAATAAGGAAACTTGGATCATAGATGTATGTCTATGATCCTTTTTTTATGTCCAGAGCACAGCAACAACAGAATACTCAGGGTGATCTCTTTACTCAAATTTAACATGCGACTGTATAAAAGCTTTTGATACAAACGTATGGAGAAAAAATGAGATACATTCTTTTTATTCTGATAGC contains:
- the fsa gene encoding fructose-6-phosphate aldolase, encoding MEFFIDTASIEDIKTATEQGLIDGVTTNPTLLSREGGDWRVRAREILEVVKGPVSLEVVAEDAPGMIAQAHDLKKMGDNVVVKIPMTSEGLKAIKALSSEGIHTNVTLIFSPLQALLAAKAGGTYVSPFIGRLDAIGDNGMNLVEEIRTIFDNYGYTTKILVASVRHPMHVLEAALVGADVATVPFSVLQQFVHHPLTDKGLASFLGDWKKLTGGKW
- a CDS encoding amino acid ABC transporter ATP-binding protein, translating into MSQIHTATHLAGNQVIIEMDGVNKWYDQFHVLKDINLQVRQQEKVVICGPSGSGKSTLIRTLNRLEEHQEGDIIVDGTTLTNDTKHIEVIRREVGMVFQQFNLFPHLSILDNVTIGPIWVRKMPRKQAEEIAYTFLERVGIGEQANKFPGQLSGGQQQRVAIARALAMQPKIMLFDEPTSALDPEMIKEVLDVMRELADQGMTMICVTHEMGFAREVADTMVFMDQGQIVEYAPAKEFFSNPREERCKAFLEQILNH
- a CDS encoding alkaline phosphatase, which encodes MRFLGLRSVSAMLCALIVLTGSVCITHAEEYYSGTPAKYVFLFIGDGMGIAQKMSTEAVTGEQLVFDDFPVQGITTTQANNRFIVGSAAAATAMSSGQITNIGMIGMSPNGKSVKTIAEMARDNGQKVGIVSSVSIDHATPAAFYAHVPKRSQYHYIDHALAASNFDYFAGGGLKDPKGTRKGIEARGNAVTAIKKAGYKIISNRSGFEKLSKSSGKVLAYNEWLQDSGATPYEIDRRTQDISLAEFTAKGIALLDNPEGFFLMVEGGKIDWACHANDAKAAVMDTVAFNNAVKEAVAFYKKHPNDTLIVVTGDHETGGMTLGFAGTKYESHFNVLDAQTVSFEKFTQEVMEPFKKAAHGKNTFEDIKPQITKYFGLKFEGNPKKDTMVLKPYEVAKLQEAFIQSMAGQLIKNNSPQAAILYGSYDPLVVAVTHTVNNKAGLAWTSFKHTGTPIVTSAIGVGAESFRNNYHQSEIAKKIMAVMGIAPAVSVASK
- a CDS encoding YibE/F family protein, whose protein sequence is MRTKSTTRDNILIGVFLLLSIVLWNVPTPFDDRIDDTAEQFKGEILSVDNSQLQRHSLVTVGVQILDVTMLEGARKGETFTVSNQLMGRLDIDKAFSVGDTALLVVTHTPEGAIDTIVPQDHYRIDLELGLLFLFALLLILFGGKTGAKALLSFIFTGLVLWKIFIPSLLLGVDPIWLALAIVASLTGTIIFLVAGLSRMGTVAFLGAMLGVASSCGLAVWATSAFKLHGAIMPFAETLLYAGYAHLNITQIYVAAIFVAASGAVMDLAMDVAASLQEVVDTHPSISRKEALFSGLRVGRAVVGTMTTTLLLAYSGGYVTLLMAFMAQGIPVINMFNMLYVAAEVVKTLVGSFGLVLVAPFTACIGAILFTQKKESAQPQKQLSTVLQNS